GAACAGGGCCGCTTCCGCAGCGACCTCTATTACCGCCTTAGCGTCGCGACGCTGATGCTGCCCTCGCTGCGCGAACGGCGCGAGGACATTCCGCTGCTGTTCCAGCACTTCCTCATGCAGGCCGCGGCCCGCCACGGGCGCCCGGTGCCACCGACCGATGCCGTGCGCAGCAATACCCTGCTCGGCTACCACTGGCCCGGCAATGTGCGTGAGTTGCGCAACGTCGCCGACCGCTGCGTCCTCGGCATCGAAGCCAGCGCCCCGCCCTTCGGCAACGAGAGCGACGACAAGCCGCGCCCGCTCTCGGAAACGGTCGAGGCCTTCGAGCGCGCGCTGATCGCCGACGCGCTCAAGCGCCATCAGGGAAGCCTCGCGCGCAGCGCCGAAGCGCTCGGCATTCCGAAGACGACACTGCACGACAAGATCCGCAAGTACGGATTGTCGGATACCGGCGCCGCCTGAGCGGCGACGAACGATCCCGCACTCGAACGGTCCGATGCCCATTATCCTCAGGAGTCCGCCATGAAACGCCTGCCGAAGCGCTCGCTGCTGTTGTCGCTGTGGATCGCCCTGCCCTTCGTGGCCGCCCTGCCTGCTTCTGCGGCCGAGATCAGCCTGCTGAGCGGCGGCGCCGTCGAACCCGGCATCGTCGCCTTCGCCGCGCTGGTCAAACGCGAACTCGGCCACGAGCTCAAGATCCAGTTCAATACCGCGCCACAGATCGCCAAGCGCCTGGCGGCTGGAGAAACCTGGGACATCCTCGTCTCGCCGCCGGCGGTGATCGACGCCGCGCAGAAGGACGGCAAGGTCATCGCCGACGGCCGCACCCAAGTCGGACGCGTCGGCGTCGGCATCGTCGTACGCGAGGCGCTGGCGGCACCGGCCATCGGCTCGGCCGAAGCGCTCAAGGACGCGCTGATGCGCGCCGACTCGGTCGTCTATAACTCGGCCTCGACCGGACTCTATCTCGACCGCCTGTTCGCGCAACTCGGGCTGACCGACGCCCTGCGCCCGAAAACGACGCGCTACCCGGACGGCGCCTCGGTGATGGAACACGTCATCCACGGCAAGGGACAGGAAATCGGCTTCGGTGCCATCACCGAGATCGGCCTCTATACGAGCAAGGGCTTGCGTTACGTCGGTCCGCTGCCGGCAGAGACCCAGAATTACACCCGCTACGATGCCGCCATCATGACCGGCGCCAGGCAAGGCAGCGCGGCCGCCGACGTGCTCAAGCTGCTGGCGACGCCGGCCGCGCGCGCCGCCTTCACCGCCGCCGGCATCGACTGAGCGCCAACGCCGGTTCTATTCGCGGGCCGGCAGCCCCTCCCAGTCGCCGCCCAGCGCCTTGAACAGCGCCGCCGCCGCGATCAGGCGGCGACCGCTGACATCGACAACGCTACGGTCGGCCGATAGCGCCGCCGTCTGGCTCGTCACGACATTCAGATAACTGACGGTGCCCGCCTGATACTGGTTCTGCGTCAGCCGCAAGGCTTCGGCGGCGAAGCCCGCCGCTTCGCGCTGTACACCGTCTTCCTCGGAAAGTACGCGCAGCGCCGCGAGATTGTCTTCAACCTCCTGGAACGCCGTCAGCACGCTCTGGCGATACGTCGCCACCGTCTTGTCATAGGCGGCGATGGCCTGCTCCTTCACTGCCGACCGGGCG
The uncultured Propionivibrio sp. DNA segment above includes these coding regions:
- a CDS encoding substrate-binding domain-containing protein, producing MKRLPKRSLLLSLWIALPFVAALPASAAEISLLSGGAVEPGIVAFAALVKRELGHELKIQFNTAPQIAKRLAAGETWDILVSPPAVIDAAQKDGKVIADGRTQVGRVGVGIVVREALAAPAIGSAEALKDALMRADSVVYNSASTGLYLDRLFAQLGLTDALRPKTTRYPDGASVMEHVIHGKGQEIGFGAITEIGLYTSKGLRYVGPLPAETQNYTRYDAAIMTGARQGSAAADVLKLLATPAARAAFTAAGID